In Microbulbifer agarilyticus, the DNA window TCGACACGGGCGCAGCGCCCGTACCGCCAGCATCCGGCAACTGCCAGCGAATGCGCCACTATATCGGCCTCACCCCCTGTGGGCAAAGCGCGTTCCCATGGTGGCGCGCTCGGGTACAATGCGGTTTGATCTAACCACTACAAGCTTGCGCGGAGTCAGCGTTGTACCACTCCCCCTTTGAGGCCATCGGCGATTGGCATCCTCAACCTCTGGAAAGCCTGCACGGCCAGAAACCGCCGGAGCAGCTGCTGCCCTGGCTGCTGCACCCGGGTTCGCTGACTGCCGCCCTCAAGTACCTGGGCGAGGGCAGCTTCCGCGTACAGATACTCAATCAGGGCTGGCAAACACCTCGGCCCGAGGAGCGCCGCGCGCTCAACCTGAAAGACCGCAGCCGCGCGCTGGTGCGCGAGGTACTGCTGTATGGCAACAGTGCACAGCCCTGGGTCTACGCCCGCAGTGTGCTGCCCGAGCGCACCCTCACCGGTAAGTCCCGCTACCTGCGCGGCCTCGACAATCGCCCCCTCGGCGAACTGCTGTTCAGCCAACCTGACATTCGCCGCGG includes these proteins:
- a CDS encoding chorismate--pyruvate lyase family protein yields the protein MYHSPFEAIGDWHPQPLESLHGQKPPEQLLPWLLHPGSLTAALKYLGEGSFRVQILNQGWQTPRPEERRALNLKDRSRALVREVLLYGNSAQPWVYARSVLPERTLTGKSRYLRGLDNRPLGELLFSQPDIRRGPIVLNRLARNPHCQQPELSDSAPHAWGRRSTFWLQDKPLLVAETFLSGFNPHSSPMA